One genomic window of Devosia salina includes the following:
- a CDS encoding GFA family protein, producing MVQTTTLACQCGQFHIEVTGAPLITAECHCTSCRTAAQRLSALPPAFPLTDASGGVPYILYRKDRVRFPDGTANLAEFRLNDSAPTRRVVTICCNTPVFTEFQGGHWLSLFAGLWPEAQRPQMEIRTQTGDVPEGTTLDDSLPSGGMVTAGFYAKLLAAWIAMGFRVPKVEVRDRVNA from the coding sequence ATGGTGCAAACCACCACCCTCGCCTGCCAATGCGGCCAGTTCCACATCGAGGTAACGGGCGCGCCGCTGATTACCGCCGAATGCCACTGCACGTCGTGCCGCACGGCCGCGCAACGCCTTTCCGCCCTGCCCCCGGCCTTTCCGCTGACCGATGCAAGCGGCGGCGTGCCTTACATCCTCTATCGCAAGGATCGTGTCCGCTTCCCCGACGGCACCGCCAATCTCGCCGAATTCCGTTTGAACGATTCGGCTCCCACGCGCCGCGTCGTCACCATCTGCTGCAACACGCCGGTCTTCACCGAATTCCAGGGCGGCCACTGGCTCAGCCTCTTCGCCGGCCTCTGGCCAGAAGCCCAGCGCCCACAGATGGAGATTCGCACCCAGACCGGCGATGTTCCCGAAGGCACCACCCTCGATGATTCCCTGCCCTCGGGCGGCATGGTCACCGCCGGTTTTTACGCAAAGCTCCTCGCTGCCTGGATCGCCATGGGGTTCAGGGTGCCTAAGGTGGAGGTGCGTGACAGGGTCAACGCCTGA
- a CDS encoding DUF4440 domain-containing protein codes for MNSLWTTEEALWLEGADAFERIMADDCLMVFAPMGIMRNAEIVESLRHAPRWQSVSMSDRAEARPAPGVLSLAYRASAQRPNSAPYEALCTSTYFETGEGWRLLQHQQTPL; via the coding sequence ATGAACAGTCTCTGGACGACCGAAGAGGCCTTGTGGCTTGAAGGCGCCGATGCCTTCGAGCGTATCATGGCCGACGATTGCCTAATGGTCTTTGCGCCCATGGGCATCATGCGAAACGCGGAAATCGTGGAAAGTCTGCGGCACGCGCCGCGCTGGCAATCCGTATCGATGTCGGACCGCGCCGAGGCCCGTCCCGCCCCCGGCGTCCTGTCACTCGCCTATCGCGCCAGCGCTCAACGCCCAAATTCTGCGCCCTATGAGGCGCTTTGCACCTCGACCTATTTCGAAACCGGAGAGGGATGGCGGCTGCTGCAACATCAGCAAACCCCGCTTTAG
- the ugpB gene encoding sn-glycerol-3-phosphate ABC transporter substrate-binding protein UgpB: protein MKTLNRVGLAALSLMLSTSVAFAATEVTWWHAMGGELGTKLEEIVAGYNASQSDYVVTPVYKGSYAETMTAAIAAFRAGEQPEIVQVFEVGTGTMMAAKGAVYPVYQLMADMGAEFNPADYLPTVVGYYTDTEGNMLSMPFNSSTPILYYNKTAFEKAGLHPNTPPATWEDLEAYSRKIMESGAASCGFTTGWISWAQLENFSAWHNQPIGTLENGFGGLDTELTVNGPLQVKHWENLKKWQDEGVFSYGGPGGGADAPATFYTGECAMYMNSSASRAGVLANAKDFEVGFGMLPHYADVQPQNSIIGGATLWVLQGADEAQYKGVADFFTYLSSPEVQAGWHQFSGYLPITQAAYELGQSQGYYEANPGSDVAIKQMTLNPPTENSKGLRFGNYVQIRDVIDQEFQALLSGDKSAQQALDDLVSRGNQMLRDFQAANQ, encoded by the coding sequence ATGAAGACTTTGAACCGCGTGGGCCTTGCTGCCCTTTCGCTGATGCTTTCCACGTCGGTGGCCTTTGCCGCGACCGAAGTGACCTGGTGGCACGCCATGGGTGGCGAACTGGGCACCAAGCTCGAGGAAATCGTCGCCGGCTACAATGCCAGCCAGTCCGACTATGTCGTGACCCCGGTCTACAAGGGCTCCTATGCCGAGACCATGACCGCCGCCATCGCCGCCTTCCGCGCCGGTGAGCAGCCGGAAATCGTGCAGGTCTTCGAAGTGGGCACCGGCACGATGATGGCCGCCAAGGGCGCTGTCTATCCGGTCTACCAGCTGATGGCCGACATGGGCGCCGAATTCAATCCGGCCGACTACCTGCCGACCGTCGTCGGCTACTACACCGACACCGAGGGCAACATGCTCTCCATGCCGTTCAACTCCTCGACCCCGATCCTCTACTATAACAAGACCGCCTTCGAGAAAGCCGGCCTTCACCCGAACACCCCGCCGGCCACCTGGGAAGACCTGGAAGCCTATTCGCGCAAGATCATGGAATCGGGCGCGGCCAGCTGCGGCTTCACCACCGGCTGGATTTCCTGGGCGCAGTTGGAAAACTTCTCGGCCTGGCACAACCAGCCCATCGGCACGCTCGAAAACGGCTTTGGCGGCCTCGACACCGAGCTGACCGTCAACGGCCCGCTGCAGGTCAAGCACTGGGAAAACCTCAAGAAGTGGCAGGACGAGGGCGTGTTCTCGTATGGCGGCCCGGGTGGCGGCGCTGACGCTCCGGCCACGTTCTATACGGGCGAATGCGCCATGTACATGAACTCCTCGGCCTCGCGCGCCGGCGTGCTGGCCAATGCCAAGGACTTCGAGGTCGGCTTCGGCATGCTGCCGCACTATGCCGATGTGCAGCCGCAGAACTCGATCATCGGCGGCGCCACGCTGTGGGTGCTGCAGGGTGCGGACGAGGCCCAGTACAAGGGTGTCGCCGACTTCTTCACCTACCTGTCCTCGCCCGAAGTGCAGGCGGGCTGGCACCAGTTCTCCGGCTATCTGCCGATCACCCAGGCTGCCTATGAGCTGGGCCAGAGCCAGGGCTATTACGAAGCCAATCCGGGCTCGGACGTGGCCATCAAGCAGATGACCCTCAATCCGCCGACCGAGAACTCCAAGGGCCTGCGTTTCGGCAATTACGTGCAGATCCGCGACGTGATCGACCAGGAATTCCAGGCGCTGCTGTCGGGCGACAAGTCGGCCCAGCAGGCTCTCGATGACCTCGTCAGCCGCGGCAACCAGATGCTGCGCGACTTCCAGGCCGCCAACCAGTAA